One window from the genome of Sphaerotilus microaerophilus encodes:
- the dtd gene encoding D-aminoacyl-tRNA deacylase, which produces MIGLIQRVAQARVEVAGEVVGAIGAGLLVLVCGEPADGEAQVEKFVAKLLKLRIFSDAAGKMNHSVQDVAGGLLIVSQFTLAADLRSGNRPGFSAAAPPDQGRALYAAVLASARRQHPVVEAGIFGADMQVHLVNDGPVTIPMTLR; this is translated from the coding sequence ATGATCGGCCTGATCCAGCGTGTGGCACAGGCACGCGTCGAGGTGGCGGGCGAGGTGGTCGGGGCGATCGGTGCCGGCCTGCTCGTGCTGGTCTGCGGCGAGCCGGCGGATGGCGAGGCACAGGTCGAGAAGTTCGTCGCCAAGCTGCTCAAACTGCGCATCTTCAGCGACGCGGCAGGCAAGATGAACCACAGCGTGCAGGACGTGGCGGGCGGCCTACTGATCGTCTCGCAGTTCACGCTGGCGGCCGACCTGCGCAGCGGCAACCGGCCGGGCTTCAGCGCTGCGGCGCCGCCCGATCAGGGGCGTGCGTTGTACGCGGCAGTGCTGGCCAGCGCGCGCCGGCAGCACCCGGTGGTGGAGGCGGGCATCTTCGGTGCCGACATGCAGGTGCACCTGGTCAACGACGGGCCGGTGACGATCCCGATGACCCTGCGCTGA
- a CDS encoding cation diffusion facilitator family transporter: MQVSSYLKLSVAVALVTIGLKTGAWWLTGSVSLLSDALESLVNLAGAMFALAMVTLAAQPADEEHPYGHHKAEYFSSGFEGVLILVAALAIIWAAVQRWLAPQPLEALGLGLGLSVVSSLLNGALAWAMLRKARQHRSMALEGDARHLFTDVWTSAGVVAGLIAVHFTGWIWLDPLLAIAVALNIVREGVSLVRASATGLMDQAVEPEVRAQIDAVLAGFDPGTVRFDHVSTRRAGQRRFVDLHMHMPAAWTLGRAAAVRASVEVALMGAVPGLRATIQLLPTDVEAHLHGEEDRP, translated from the coding sequence ATGCAAGTCAGTTCCTACCTCAAGCTCTCGGTCGCGGTGGCGCTTGTCACCATCGGGCTGAAGACGGGGGCCTGGTGGCTCACCGGCTCGGTCAGCCTGCTGTCGGACGCCCTGGAGTCACTCGTCAACCTGGCCGGTGCGATGTTCGCACTCGCCATGGTGACGCTCGCCGCCCAGCCCGCCGACGAGGAGCACCCCTACGGCCACCACAAGGCCGAGTACTTCTCCAGCGGCTTCGAGGGCGTGCTGATCCTGGTGGCCGCGCTGGCCATCATCTGGGCGGCCGTGCAGCGCTGGCTGGCGCCCCAGCCGCTGGAGGCGCTCGGGCTGGGCCTGGGCCTGTCGGTGGTCAGTTCGCTGCTCAACGGCGCCCTGGCCTGGGCGATGCTGCGCAAGGCACGCCAGCACCGGTCGATGGCGCTGGAGGGCGACGCCCGCCACCTCTTCACCGACGTCTGGACCTCGGCCGGCGTGGTGGCCGGCTTGATCGCGGTGCACTTCACCGGCTGGATCTGGCTGGACCCGCTGCTGGCCATCGCCGTGGCGCTGAACATCGTGCGCGAGGGCGTGTCGCTGGTGCGGGCCTCCGCGACCGGGCTGATGGATCAGGCCGTCGAGCCCGAGGTCCGCGCCCAGATCGACGCGGTGCTGGCGGGCTTCGACCCCGGCACCGTCCGCTTCGACCACGTCAGCACCCGCCGCGCCGGGCAGCGCCGCTTTGTCGACCTGCACATGCACATGCCGGCGGCCTGGACGCTGGGACGGGCGGCCGCTGTGCGCGCCTCGGTCGAGGTGGCGCTGATGGGGGCCGTGCCCGGTCTGCGCGCGACGATCCAACTGCTGCCGACCGATGTGGAAGCGCATCTCCACGGCGAGGAGGACCGGCCATGA